The DNA region CTGCGGGCGGCCGAGGAGTCGCTGACGGCCCTGATCTCCTCACGGCTGACCGTGGAGAGTATCGAGCGGATCGTGGCTCTGGTGGCCGGCGCCGACCAGGACGACGCCGGACCCGCGGGCGGCGGCGCGGAGGGCGAGGACGCGCCGCCGGTACTGGCGAAGGTCAAGGAAGCGCCGGGCAACGTGAGCCTGGAGACGATGCTCACCGAGATTGACAAGCTCCTGGCGGTGCGGGCGATCGGTCTGCCACGGGATCTGTTCGTCGACGTCGCGCCGAAGGTTGTGGCCGGCTGGCGGGCGCGGGCCGCGGTGGAGTCGCCTTCCCATCTGCGGACGCACCCGGTGCCGCTGCGGGTGACCTTGCTGGCCGCCTTGCTGCACGAGCGGGAGCGGGAGCGGGAGATCACGGACACGCTGGTGAAGCTGCTGATCTCCACGGTGCACCGGATCGGGGCGCGGGCGGAGAAGAAGGTCACCGAGCAGCTCATCAACGCGTTCAAGAAGGTGTCGGGCAAGGGGAACATCCTCTTGAAGCTCGCCGAAGCGTCGCTCGGCGCCCCGGAGCGGGCGGTCCGTCAGGTCATGTTCCCGGCGGTGTCCGGGGGTGAGGCGACGCTGCGGGAGCTGGTGCACGAGTTCAAGACCCGGGGGCCGGTCTACCGGCGCACGGTGCAGACCACGCTGAAGGCGTCGTACACCAACCACTGCCGGCGCGGGCTGAGCAGGCTGCTGGACGTGCTGGAGTTCCGTTCCTCCGACCATGCTCACCGGCCGGTGATCGAGGCCCTGGCGCTGGTGGCGCGGTACGCGAACGCGGGAACACGACCTACTACCCGCTGGGTGAGACGGTGCCCGTCCACAAGGCTATGGGCGGGGACTGGGCGGAGGTCGTGCACCGCGCCGACAAGCGCCGTCGGCGCCGGGTGGTGCGCATGGTCTACGAGGTCGTCGCCTTCCAGGCCCTGCGCGATCAGCTCAAGTTCAAGCAGATCTGAGTGGTCGGCGCCGACGAGTGGCGCAACCCGGACGAGGACCTGCCACAGGACTTCGAGGCCCGGCGGGAGGAGAAATACCGGGAGCTGCGCAAGCCGCTGGACGCCGCCGTGTTCATCGGCGAGCTGCGCGGGCAGATGACGGCCGAGCTGACCCTGTCAACGACAAGATGCCGAAGCTGTCCTGGCTGGACATCGCCGAGCGGAAGTCCGGGGCAATCCGGCTGACGGCGGCCGAGGCCCAGCCCGAGCCGCGCAACCTGCGCAGGGTCAAGGCCGGGGTACAGAGGCGTTGGGGCATCGTGCCGCTGGTCGACATGCTGAAGGAAGCGGTGCTGCGGACCGGCTGCCTGGACGCGGTCACCTCCGTCTCCGGTGGCGGCAGCCTCTCGCCGGAGGTGCTGGCGGAACGCCTGCTGCTGGTGATCTACGCGTACGGCACGAACACCGGGATCAAGGCCGTGGCGTCCGGCGGCCACGGCCACACCGAGGACGAACTCCGCTACGTACGCCGCCGCTACCTGTCCGCCGAGGCCGCCCGTGCCGTCGCCGTCCAGATCGCGAACGCCACCTTCGCCGCCCGCAGTACCGAGTTGTGGGGTCAGGGCTCGACCGCGGTCGCCTCCGACTCCACACACGTGCGCGCCTACGACCAGTACCTCTTCGCCGAGTGGCACTCGCGCTACGGCGGCCGCGGGGTGCTCATCTACTGGCATGTGGAGAAGAAGTCCCTGGCCATCCACTCCCAGCTGATCAACTGCACCGCCTCCGAGGTGGCCGCGGTGATCGAGGGCGCCATGCGGCACGGCACCACCATGGGCGTCGAGGCGAACTACACGGACTCGCACGGCCAGTCGGAAATCGGCTTTGGCATCACGAGGCTGCTGAACTTCGACCTGCTGCCCAGGATCAAGCGGATCAACAAGGTGAAGCCGTACCGGCCGGTGGCCGGCGAACCGGACGCCTACCCGCAGTTGGCCCCTGCGCTGACCCGCCCGATCCGCTGGGAACTCATCGCTCAGCAGTACGACCAGATGGTCAAGTACGCCACGGCGATCCGTACCCGCACCGCGTCCACCGAGGCGATCTTGCGGCGCTTCACCCGCAACGCCTCCCACCCCACCTACGCGGCGATGCTGGAGGTCGGTCGCGCCCAGAAGACCATCTTCGTGGCCCGCTACCTGCGGCTGCGCGATCTCCAGCGGGAGATCGAGGAGGGCCTGAACGTGATGGAGTCCTCCAACGGCGTGAACTCCGTGATCGCCTACGGCAAGGGCGGGGAGATCGCCTCGAACCGGCGCGACGAGCAGGAGATGTTCGTGCTGTGCCTGCGGATTCTGCAATCGGCCCTGGTGTACGTGAACACCCTGATGCTCCAGGACGTCCTTGGCGAACCCGAGTGGGCCGACCTCCTCACGCGCGCCGACCGGCGCGGGCTGACCCCGCTTTTCTGTTCCCATGTCCGTCCGTACGGAGAGGTCAATCTCGACATGGACGCCCGCCTCAACCTCACCGCGGTCACGGTGCCTGGCCCCCGTACGGCGGGCGATGATGAACCGGCCAACGAGCCTATGGACGCGTGAGCCGGTCCAGTCCCGTCACCGCGCGCACGACGGGCAGCCGTAACCGGCGGGACTGGCCAACCCTTGAATCGGAACAGCCGGGCGGCATGCCCTCCTGGGCACGCCGCCCGGCTGTGGTCAGTCAGTAGGCCGCCGCCGGCTCTACATCCAGGACCGCCTTGCCCGCGATTCGCCGGTCCAGCAGCGCTTGGGCGGCCTCGGCGACACGGTCCCAGGAACCGCGCCAGTCGACCTCTGGGGAGAGCCTCCCCGCTGCCACGAACTCCAGCAGGGTTGCCAGGTCCGGGCCGACCTCGTGGACGTCGCCGAACGTGTTCATTGTCTTGGACGGCCCCGCGGAGTACAGCGAGTACGGCGCGAACACCGCCGGTTCGTCGGAAGCCCAGCCAATGTTCTGCACACCTCCGCCCGGGGCGAGGAGTTCCCAGGCTGCGGCCAGCTGTTGGCCGCCGACATTGTCGAGGATGAGGTCCACCGGCTGGTCGATGCCTTCCAGGCCAACCACCACTTGGTGGGCGCCCAGCTTGGCCAAGCCAGCGGCACGCGTCGACGACCCCACCGAGGCGATCACATGGGCACCCCCCAGGGCAGCGAGCTGGACCGCGTAGCGGCCGACGCCGCCGGCCGCGCCGGTGATCAGTACTCGTCGGCCCAAGATGGAGCGGGAGCGCAGCGTGCGTAGCGCAGTGATGCCGGCCATCGGCAGCGCGGCGGCGTCAGCGAGGTCGACCTGGGCGGGAACCTCGGCCACCGCAGTGGTGTCCACGACCATCCGCTGGGCCCACGCGCCGGCTCCGAACGCCGTGACCCTGGCTCCTACGGACGGTCCGGTGCCGTCCGTCGCGGCACGTACGACGACACCGGCGGCGTCGTAGCCGTGAACGGTCCCGGCCGGAAGTCGCCCCGCGAACGCCACCTCGCCGCGGTTGAGTGAGATGTGCTGGACATCGACCACCAGCTGATGCGGTGCTGCCTGGGGTTCTGCGGCCGGCCCAAGACGCAGGGATCCGGGAGCGTCGGGATCGACGACGAGGGCGTGCATGACCATGAGGCCTCCCTGTAGACGTGCATTATGCGGACCGTCAGTCCGTTTAATTGTCACGGTAGTATGCGGACTAACAGTCCGTCTAGCTGAGGGGTGCCGATGCCTGAACAGCGGGCCGAACGCGCTGACGCGGTCCGTAACCGTCGCGCGGTGCTACGCGCGACTGAGCAACTCTTGACCGAAGGCGGCGGGGACCATGTGTCTCTCGACCGTGTTGCCGCCCTTGCCGGAGTTGGGAAAGGCACCGTCTTCCGGCGCTTCGGCAACCGCGCCGGACTGCTGCAGGCGCTGCTGGAGGAGAGGTCCCGGGAACTGCGCGACGCGGTCGGGAACGGGCCCCCACCCCTGGGGCCCGGAGCGCCCACATCGGAGCGACTGCTCGCCTTCCTGGATAGGCTCGGTGCGATCGCCGAAGGCAACGCCACCTTGCTGTCCGCGCACGGGCAAGCCTGCGCGGAGGACAAGTACGACGATCCCAGCTACCAGCTCTGGTACCGCCATCTGAGCACCTTGTTCGCCGACGGAACTCCAGATCTCGACGCCGGCTTCCTGGCCCACGCCGTACTCGCAGTCTTCGACGGCGACCTGATCCGCCGCATGACACCGCCTGACGACCCTCGCCGCTTCACCCGTTCCGTCCAGCAGATGGCCATGGCGCTCCTCCGCCGCGACTGATCGTCGGAGTGTCCAGCTATCGCAAGCGCGGCGTCGGCTTCACCTCGCTGCACGAGGCGCTCGACACGACCACGCCCGGTGGGCGCATGGTCTTTAACGCAAACAGCCCTGGACCAACGTGATCACCAACGCCCTGGCACGGCTCGAAGCTCTACCTGACCCAGGCTGACCAGCACGTTCGCGTCCCTTCGAGCAACACCACCCCGACCGGAGCCGTGGAACCCGGCGCCCACCCGACGCGACAGCCGGGCCCTCCGCCTGCCAGCCACCAGGAACAGATGTACTCGGCCGGATACGTGAAGGGGTGGTGACGTCAGCGGGTGCCGGCCTCGGCGCGCGCGTAGAACGCGGCGAGCTCGTTGGGGTTCTTGGTGTAGACGTCGATCTTGCGCACCGTGCCGTCCTCGACGTGGTGGATCTCCACCATGGTCAGCGGGAACTTCTCACCGGTGGTGTGGGCCGTGAGTGTCCCGATGACGCCGGCGGGGCCCTCGAACACCTCGGCACCGGTGATGGCGACGTCGGCGTAGCCCATCATCGCGCCCAGGACCGCCTGCACGAACACCTCGCGGCCCTGGTGCACACCGCCGTAGGGAAGCTGGTTCGGCTCGTCGACGATCACGTCGGCGGCGAGCTTGGCCAAGACACCCGGCACATCGCCCTTGCTCAATGCGACATACAGCCCTCGCACGACATCCGCGGGGCTCTCCGCAACCGTCTCGGTCTGGTCGCTCATCTTGTGTGTCCTGTCCGTGTTCGGGTGCCGCCGACCGGGGCGCGTACGCCTCTGCGCCGGTCGGGCCCCGGGAGACCGGGGCACGCACCATGCAACGGCAGACGGCCGTGACGGGGGAGTCTTTGCTGTGAGGGGTACTGGCAGGGACCCCCAACCCTCGCGCGGTCTGCCTACCCTGATCCTCATGGACAACCGGGACGCAGTCAGCGCATTCCTCCGCTCCCGACGCGAGAGGATCACCCCCGAGCAGGCGGGTCTGCCGGCGTACGGTCAGCGGCGGGTGCCCGGACTGCGCAGGGGCGAGGTCGCCGCGCTTGCCGGGGTGAGTGTCGAGTACTACACACGCCTGGAGCGCGGCAGCCTCCGAGGCGTCTCCGACAGTGTGCTGGATGCCCTCGCCCAGGCCCTTCGGCTGGACACCACTGAGCGCATGTACCTGTACGACCTGGCGCGCGCTGCCGGCCCGGCGCCCGGCGCGCTGTCACGCAGGCGGGAAGTCCGGCCGGCGGTGCGGCCGAGTGTGGCGCGGATCGTCGAAGGCATGCCGGGGATGGCGGCGTGTGTGATGAACAACCGCCTTGATGTACTGGCCGCCAACCCGCTGGGCCGGGCCCTGTACTCGCAGATGTATGCCGACTCGTCCTGCGGGGCGAACATCGCCCGGTTTGCGTTCTTCAATCCGGCAGCCAGACGGTTCTACGCCGACTGGGAGCGCATGGCCCGCTTCGCCGTGGGCGCGCTGCGCGTTGAGGCGGGGAAAAGCCCTTACGACCGGGAGTTGTCGAATCTGATCGGTGAACTGTCCACCCGCAGCGACGCCTTCCGCGTGATGTGGGGATCCCACGATGTGCATGTTTTCCGCACGAGCACCAAACGCCTCAACCATCCGCTCGTCGGCGACCTGGAACTCGATCAGGAGACCATGAGCCTGCCCGACGGAAGCGGCCTGAGCGTGGTCGTCTACAGCGCGCCCCCCGGCACCGCAGCCGAGGACGGCCTGAAGCTGCTCGCGAGCTGGTCCGCCACGACCGGACGGGAACAGGACGCCCGATCCACGAGTGAACCGTGAGGCTGTCCGCCTTCCGTCTCACTTGCAACGAGAACGAGATCCGGAGCGAGGATCCTCCGGACGAGCAGCTTTCCTCGGGCTGAGAAGAACCGCGGTCCGTGCGCTCGACCTCAGTTGCGACGCGGGACAGAGCGACGATCCTGAACGCGGTCGGGCCTCGTTCGTCGCGTCCTGGCGGGCAATGCGGAGCCAAGCGTGCCCTTGTCGGCCGGCCTCGCCGCGAGTGCCCACCACAGCCGGGACCTATCCGGCCAACCCGGGTCGAGAGGGCTGAACGTGCCGTTATCACCACGCTGTTCGGGAGTGAGCGCGAGACCGAACAGGGTCCGAACCGGACCGTCACTGCACAGTGACCCGTCCACAGCTCGAACAAGGCATCCGCCCGGCCCGTCATCGACGCGTGCAACTCCGCGCGGAAGCGTGGCACCGTCGCGAACTCCTCGATCGTCGCGCCGTCCCATCTTTTCGATACTGCCGCAGTAGATGCGTACACCTCGCCCCAGAGGCCGGAAGCCCCCGCCGCAGGACGCGGTGATCACGGCAGGGGCTCTGGGGCAGTAGATCCGGCATTTACCGCGGCAAGCCGTGCAGTGCTGCGGATGCCAGTCGTGCCGCTGGTGGTAGTGGCGCGTGCTGGGGGCAGGCTCCGAACGCCTGGATCACCAACCCTGCGAAACGTCGGGAGGCCGTGACCTGGGTGGCGGTCGATGTGGCGTGGATCCCCTTGTTGGCCACGAGTATGAGAATCAGGTCGTCCAGGATGAAGTCGGACCGTAGGTGCCCAGCGTCCTTGGCTCGCCGGGCCAGTTCGGCGACTGCTTTCAGCGTGTACTCACGGCCCGCGGCGACATCCGTTACCCCCGGGAAGGTCGACAGGAAGGCTTCGGTGAAGCCCCGATCGCGGGCGTGCAGCTCACACATCTTCTCGATCACCAGGCACAGGCCACGCCACGGATCAGGATCTGCGCACCCCTCGTCGACGATGGCGCGGCATGCGTGCAGCTGGTCCGCGAAGGCTTCGGCGACCAGCATCTGCTTGGTCGGGAAGTGACGGTACAAGGTGGCAGGTCCCACCCCGGCACGCCGCGCGATCTCCCGCATCGGCACGTCCAGGCCGTCAGCGGAGAACAGCGCTCGGGCCGCGTCGAGGATGCCTTTCCGATTGTCCAGCGCGTCGGAACGCAGGGTATGAGGCAAGTGGTCGGTCACCACTCTCACTTTACCTAAACGGACGGTGGCGTCCGTTACCGTCCAGAACGTAGAAACGCACCGAGATCATCGCGGCGCGCGGCACCGGGACCGATGCTCGGCCGCGGCGTGAAGCCCCTCCCCGCCAAGCGGCGATCGGTGGCGGGCATGGAGCAGGACCGTGCCTGAGCGGTCCGAGAACATGGGAGACGACATTGAAGGCAATCGCGATCCAGACGTACGGAGGCCCTGAAGGCCTGGCTGTTGT from Streptomyces sp. B1I3 includes:
- a CDS encoding nuclear transport factor 2 family protein, which produces MSDQTETVAESPADVVRGLYVALSKGDVPGVLAKLAADVIVDEPNQLPYGGVHQGREVFVQAVLGAMMGYADVAITGAEVFEGPAGVIGTLTAHTTGEKFPLTMVEIHHVEDGTVRKIDVYTKNPNELAAFYARAEAGTR
- a CDS encoding transposase, which encodes MPKLSWLDIAERKSGAIRLTAAEAQPEPRNLRRVKAGVQRRWGIVPLVDMLKEAVLRTGCLDAVTSVSGGGSLSPEVLAERLLLVIYAYGTNTGIKAVASGGHGHTEDELRYVRRRYLSAEAARAVAVQIANATFAARSTELWGQGSTAVASDSTHVRAYDQYLFAEWHSRYGGRGVLIYWHVEKKSLAIHSQLINCTASEVAAVIEGAMRHGTTMGVEANYTDSHGQSEIGFGITRLLNFDLLPRIKRINKVKPYRPVAGEPDAYPQLAPALTRPIRWELIAQQYDQMVKYATAIRTRTASTEAILRRFTRNASHPTYAAMLEVGRAQKTIFVARYLRLRDLQREIEEGLNVMESSNGVNSVIAYGKGGEIASNRRDEQEMFVLCLRILQSALVYVNTLMLQDVLGEPEWADLLTRADRRGLTPLFCSHVRPYGEVNLDMDARLNLTAVTVPGPRTAGDDEPANEPMDA
- a CDS encoding helix-turn-helix domain-containing protein, whose product is MDNRDAVSAFLRSRRERITPEQAGLPAYGQRRVPGLRRGEVAALAGVSVEYYTRLERGSLRGVSDSVLDALAQALRLDTTERMYLYDLARAAGPAPGALSRRREVRPAVRPSVARIVEGMPGMAACVMNNRLDVLAANPLGRALYSQMYADSSCGANIARFAFFNPAARRFYADWERMARFAVGALRVEAGKSPYDRELSNLIGELSTRSDAFRVMWGSHDVHVFRTSTKRLNHPLVGDLELDQETMSLPDGSGLSVVVYSAPPGTAAEDGLKLLASWSATTGREQDARSTSEP
- a CDS encoding DUF4158 domain-containing protein, translated to MARQVQVPASELGFYDWTGRTVEYHRAQVREHLGFGECSVADAEKLTAYLAGHVAHRERRPEQVRVELLARCRTESIEPPTAGRCDRIVAAALRAAEESLTALISSRLTVESIERIVALVAGADQDDAGPAGGGAEGEDAPPVLAKVKEAPGNVSLETMLTEIDKLLAVRAIGLPRDLFVDVAPKVVAGWRARAAVESPSHLRTHPVPLRVTLLAALLHEREREREITDTLVKLLISTVHRIGARAEKKVTEQLINAFKKVSGKGNILLKLAEASLGAPERAVRQVMFPAVSGGEATLRELVHEFKTRGPVYRRTVQTTLKASYTNHCRRGLSRLLDVLEFRSSDHAHRPVIEALALVARYANAGTRPTTRWVRRCPSTRLWAGTGRRSCTAPTSAVGAGWCAWSTRSSPSRPCAISSSSSRSEWSAPTSGATRTRTCHRTSRPGGRRNTGSCASRWTPPCSSASCAGR
- a CDS encoding zinc-binding dehydrogenase; amino-acid sequence: MVDVQHISLNRGEVAFAGRLPAGTVHGYDAAGVVVRAATDGTGPSVGARVTAFGAGAWAQRMVVDTTAVAEVPAQVDLADAAALPMAGITALRTLRSRSILGRRVLITGAAGGVGRYAVQLAALGGAHVIASVGSSTRAAGLAKLGAHQVVVGLEGIDQPVDLILDNVGGQQLAAAWELLAPGGGVQNIGWASDEPAVFAPYSLYSAGPSKTMNTFGDVHEVGPDLATLLEFVAAGRLSPEVDWRGSWDRVAEAAQALLDRRIAGKAVLDVEPAAAY
- a CDS encoding TetR/AcrR family transcriptional regulator, whose amino-acid sequence is MPEQRAERADAVRNRRAVLRATEQLLTEGGGDHVSLDRVAALAGVGKGTVFRRFGNRAGLLQALLEERSRELRDAVGNGPPPLGPGAPTSERLLAFLDRLGAIAEGNATLLSAHGQACAEDKYDDPSYQLWYRHLSTLFADGTPDLDAGFLAHAVLAVFDGDLIRRMTPPDDPRRFTRSVQQMAMALLRRD
- a CDS encoding TetR/AcrR family transcriptional regulator encodes the protein MTDHLPHTLRSDALDNRKGILDAARALFSADGLDVPMREIARRAGVGPATLYRHFPTKQMLVAEAFADQLHACRAIVDEGCADPDPWRGLCLVIEKMCELHARDRGFTEAFLSTFPGVTDVAAGREYTLKAVAELARRAKDAGHLRSDFILDDLILILVANKGIHATSTATQVTASRRFAGLVIQAFGACPQHAPLPPAARLASAALHGLPR